The Candidatus Nitronereus thalassa genome includes the window CATCCGAGATTCTACCTATTTGAACGGTTGGAGGGATGCAACGTTGATTCTCTTCGATGCCGATGAAAGGAGTAGCCCGCATGCCCCCCCCTCGCATCGTACTAGCAGACGATCATGTTCTCGTTGCTGAAGGCATTCAGCAATTACTGGCATCCGAGTTTGACCTTGTGGGGTTAGTGGGAGATGGACGGGCTCTCTTGGATATGATTCAGGAACTTCAACCAGACATTGCCTTAGTCGACATTTCGCTTCCGCTGCTCAATGGATTCGACGCGGTACGCCAAGTCAAGAAAATTTCACCAAACATCAAGATTGTTTTCTTGACCATGCATGATGACAAAACATTCGTTGAAGAAGCGTTCCGAGTCGGAGCCTGTGGATATATTCTCAAAGAATCTGCTATTTCAGAACTCGTGTTTGCACTACACGAAATCACCGCTGGACGTAACTATGTGACCCCATCTTTGGCACAGGAGCCGGCGACCCAAGCAGGCAAGGCCTCTTCCCCACAGCATGGTCTATCACCAGACTCCCTGACCCAACGTCAGCGGGAGATTCTCCAGCTTGTAGCGGAAGGACGGTCGAACAAGGAAATTTCCCAAATCCTGAGCATTGCTCTCAAAACCGTAGAATTTCATAAAACTCGTCTCATGCGATGCCTCCATGTGCAGACAACGGCCGAATTGACCAAATATGCCATCGCCCATGGTCTGGTGACTCTGTAGAATCCTAACCTTTTCTATATTGTTTCCTT containing:
- a CDS encoding response regulator transcription factor; translation: MPPPRIVLADDHVLVAEGIQQLLASEFDLVGLVGDGRALLDMIQELQPDIALVDISLPLLNGFDAVRQVKKISPNIKIVFLTMHDDKTFVEEAFRVGACGYILKESAISELVFALHEITAGRNYVTPSLAQEPATQAGKASSPQHGLSPDSLTQRQREILQLVAEGRSNKEISQILSIALKTVEFHKTRLMRCLHVQTTAELTKYAIAHGLVTL